The following DNA comes from Anopheles coustani chromosome 2, idAnoCousDA_361_x.2, whole genome shotgun sequence.
CATATGGTTGCCATTTTCGCGTGCAATAAAGCGTTTACTTTAAGCTGTTTCGCATAAAAGCTAATTGCGGGGTGGTCAAGTGGTCGAGGGCCCGGGAGTGCGTATGTTTGTATGCTTCGGGGCAGAGTTTGATCATCCCGCATTGATTGGGAAAACCGTGCGGCGGTAAATATTTAACATCAATTAAATGATGAATTTAATCAAACGAAAGTTTCACAAAATAACATCcaattttgtgcattttttgtCGCTTTCAAATGGCCCATTGTTTCGAGGGTGGTCgtaataaatcattcattgtGCCGGGTTACAACGGCCCATCGATGGGTCATCTAATCCTGGGCGGGGGGTCAAACAAACCGGCGAACATATAGTGACATATGCGCACCCACCACCCCAAAAAGGCTTCCAAAGTTTAGTttgattaaataataattcatcATCGGATGGAGCTGGGATTGGTGGAGCGTATGCAAACAAAAAGCTGGTGAAAATTCCTCGTATTCATAAGACAGGCACCGTTGACCATTCTGTCGAATTCCACTCGAGCGGGATTTGCGAGAGCACCATCATGCAGTTTCCATTGGAAAATACCAAGAAAATCTATAATTAGATTGGATGAGGTTGTCCCGGGAAAAGGCAAATTCTTCCACCAATGACATACACACAGATCCATTTACAGATGGACGTTTCtccttcgaaacagtttcgaAAGCACATTTCCATGTATGTTttgaggaaaaatgaaaactttgaaAATACTCGCCGCTACTACTTTGAGTTCGCCTTAGCAACTATTCCATTAAGCCAATCCCCGTCACCGACAGTTTCCATCAGAGACAGCACGAGTTTCCTTTCACACGAGTTTCCTGGTTCAACAAGCTGGCGTTTGATGGATTTTCTAATCCAATAGTTCCACCCGCACACCACCGACCGACACCCGACAGCATCCCGGTACAGCAGGACAGCAGCTTTGCCCGCGGAACGCGAAGAACGCTTTCTTCCGATTTCCTGAGCATGTAATTGACAGGCCGGGAAAGAAAGCGCGAACCACAGCGAGGAGAAGGCGCCGGTGGTGAAGGAACGGAACATGGGGGGCTCATTTCAACCAGCGCACCGTCACCCAACCGTGCGCATTCGTACACACTTGGAAAACTTTGATAAATAAGTTTTCCAGCCCGCAACCCCGAGCAGCTTCCGGCGGGCTCTAACATCGCGCACCGCGGTAGGGATGTTGGCCGGCTAACCGACATTGAGAAGTTAGTGAAAGAAGAAAGCACCGTCAGAAATTATTCAACTGTTGTCAAAGTGATACCGAAAGGAGTTttatttcatgaattattaattCGTTCATTAATCACCGGGAACTGTTTCTGGTTTTCGCAGCTGGGTTGGTTTTGCAGTTGTGATGggatttttttacttcttcttcgtgttcttttaatttttttctctcttcagtCTCCGTCGCGTTTCTTTAAGTTTAACTTCGTTTTCCGGTCGTTTGTAACATGGCTTCCGGTTGCCCGTCAGATTAAAAGTAGCAAACGATTTCTAGGACTGGTGCGTGAGTGGGTGAACCATTAGTCAGTTGCCCGGAGTTGTCCGGGCTTACGATCGGGGTTTGAGAAGGAAATATTCCCCCAGAAACCTTCGTACATGAGTACAACAGTTTAAACGGtttgaaaatacttaaaacGAACCATCGAAACCCAAAAATCATTgacatttaaaaatgtttggaaaagatACAAAGAATGTACTAAATTATCGCGTGTTAAACGTAAAGGGTGCGTGACgaatttttgcagaaaatttaagaaaattatatCTCATGTTTGCCCATCAATTGCCTATAATATCTTATTTAGATAAAATCCGACAGCACTAGGAAATGTTATTGAGTTAGACATCAGAAACAATAACCAAAGTTTAATAAAAGTAACGATGTCGTACTAAGAGAGGAATATACAATATAAACATAATTAAAAAGAACTATCGAAACCCAAAATGcattgacttttttttaaattttttttttgaaatgtaCTAATTTATCGTGAGTTAAACATAAAGGATGCGTGATGAATTTTTGCAGTAAACTTGAGAATATTATGTTTCAAGTTTACATAACATCTTGTATAGATAAATTTGACAGCAGTTGTAAGATTAGTGTATAATACATCTGCATttataaaagcaaaacaaaacttttcaatttgatAATTCGCGGATGAAGTTACAGAATACACAATCGTAGTATTGAAGTTTAACGATACCATGTTGGGCGAACGGGATCGTGGTCAATATTAATGATCCTTTTCAGAATTTTAAGCGTACACTCCGTATTTAAGTTTGcccaatcaaaataaaaaccctttACACTAGCTCCTGTGTAAAATACAATGATGGTGGCCGACTGATTGCTATATCTTACGTCGACTTCGTTAGGTTTATTGAATATTGTTACGCAAACATGAcaaattttcttaaatttacaGCAAAAATTTGTCACATACACTGTGCAAAACACACGCaatagaaaaatgtgtttattgtGAAATTTCCGGGAAGAATCATAcaatatgaataaaaataaactaaatttcTCCTTTAAGCCACTGGCAATGGTTCCAAGCTCACGTTGGTCAAGTTACGTTCGAACACACGACCGTTTATCCGGTATCCGACAACCCAGGAGGAGCCTTTGGGCATCGGCGCGAACACGTGAGTTCGATTCCGGGCGGACGGGTTCGAATGCAGTAATTGCTGCCCACAGGACACGTTGATGATGCTGTATGTAGCCGTGTCAATCCAACTTTCCAACCCCACACACCGAGAGGTACATATTCGTCTTCGGGCGAATTCGTCGGTGGTCCGTTCCAGGAATTCCGGAACACTTCTCGCTGCGGTCAACAATGGGTTGAACGTGATTCAGAGGTTCATTATTATGGATAAAAGATAatgcaaggaaagaaaaatgaaacccaaATACATTGTGCATGGACTCGTTTCCATCTGACCGACGTACGGGGACAACCTGTCCAGTGGTTGAATTGGTTTTCCAAACCCCCCGAACTCGCAGAAGGCAGAGACAAGATCCATCATCCTACCGATTGGAGAGTTTATCTCGGGAACATTCCACGGGCTTTCCAATTCTGTCACGATTTTCCCACAAGAAATGGCGTCGGTCCGAGAAAAAAGGAATCCGCATTGCGTGGGAAGAGGAGAGGAGGATTGAATTTGTCGTACCGAAGGAAACTCTCGTTCGGACGAGGAGCGAAAACCATTTGAATAGTAATAACAATGGGGATTTCCCGGGAGCGTTGTtccgggggtttttttttctactttccaCTTGCGACGGAGTTCCTGCGAACCGTTTCTAACGCACCCGAACAATGCCGGAGGGATTTGGAAATTTCGATTTCCACGTCAAGCCCCACCAATCCTACACACATGCATTTATAAAGAGGTCCCCGCCACCCCCCCTGTCCACTACTTACATCGTGGAGTTGTCCCACTCCAGCTGACTGACGTTCTTGTAGCGCCCGTTCAGGACCTCCTCGTCCTCGGAGTCCGAGTTCTCCGACTCGGAGCTCTCGTCCGACAGATTGTCGTTCTGCATCGggttgatggtgatggtgagcgCCGAGTCGTCCCAGTCTAGCTGCTGGTCCGGGGCCACCTTCGGGCACGGCTGGTGCTTGTCGGTGTTGCGCGAGTGGCCACCGGCCGCACCGGTCGCACCGCCGTGGTGTCCCCTGACGCCGCTGGCGGCACTGTTGTTGCGTAGGCGGGCGATGCCGACGCCGCAGATGAGCAGCACGAACGAGGCGCAGATGACCACGATCAACATGGTCGAGTGCGACGAGGCGAGCTTCTCATGGCCAATCAGtgcactgctgctgctactgcggACCTTCGATTGCGACTCCTGGACGTCGTGCGAGTGGAGCATCGCGTGCGCGTACTGGTTGGTGTTgtctaaaacaaaatggagtaGAAAGAAGGACGTTTAGCATACCGTCGGTTGATCTTAGCATCGAACAGAGCGAGAAATAGTTCATGACTCAGAACCTACACAAAATTATCTCATATCAAGTGGTTGTGGTTATATAGTTATTTTGAATACTATCTATTAACAGAGGTACTTTGTTCGTCAATTTAATATGTTGACTGCcacgtcacccaaaagtggttGCAAGcagcaatttattttaaaaagtttttgatccataaaaaaatgaaaatgctatATAAAAACTGTAGTAATATGAAAAGCAAGTTCTTTGAAAAGCTAAatctttgcttggccttcgaaaaccgtcggtttaacaaatgttatgAACAAGTTTTACCGAAAAAGATTGTGCCacattatattaaaaaaaaatatatctatAATAATAAGAACGAAATGATAAATTTCAActgaattgaaaacattttttaaagccACCTGTCATGAAttctaaaaagttgttgattcataaataaataaaatacaacttAAGTAAAAGTaatgataaaaacaaattatttgggaagcatcttagtttggttttcaaaaaccgttggtttaataagtTTGATAAACCAATTTTATCAAAAGTGGAAGTACTAAAAAGGTTCCAAAAAGGCTTCGTTGTCAATGTGTTAACACTACTCTTATTTTTCTAGACAACAATTATGCATGAAAAATATTCTACTATCTGCGCAAAAACCGCCAATCCCTTACCATGCGAATCAACGGCAACGGCTGCACCATGCTGACCACCGTCGGACGTTGCCGTCGAGATAGCGAGCAGCACGTTCGAGGATGGTGCGGCACCACCGGCGACGGAAGCGGACGAGGTCGGCTGCTGCTTCGGATGGAGCACGGTGAGCGTGAGCGTGTATTCGGCACTCCGGAAATGGTCGTCCACCTGCGAGCAGGTCAGCTTGAACACCCGGTTCAGGTAGTAGGCCGGCTTCTTGTTGATGTACACCAGCGACTTCAGCACGTGCTGGTAGTTCTCGATCGTATCGTAGCCGATCATCTCGACGCCCTCCTTGCTGATCTGCGTCTTGATGTCGAACTTGAAGAGCGACTCATCCGTGCCGTCCTTGTCGTCGATCGTGATCTCTTCGTGGTCTGGGTTGAGGCTCGGGAATACGTTCACGTTGCACGAGTCGAGCTTCTGCAGCTCTCCGCGGATGTCCTTGCCGGTGTAGACGCTGATGTTGATCTGCGCCAGAATCTTGACACCCTCCTTGATGTCCGGGTAGGAGACGAGGTGGTTCGAGTTGCCGCTGATCACGATCTGTGGCTTCTGGTCGGTGGTGAGCGGTTTGTCCACGAGGATCTTGTTGTACAaaccggacgacgacgacgacgacgaggacgcaGCGGACGACGAAGTGGAGGACTGACCGGAGAGGTTGTTGGCGGCGGTCACCATGATATAGGTGTCGATCGTGGGCAACCGGATGGCTTTCTTGTTCGGGCAGCTGACCGTCGTCATCACCTGGATGTTGCGGCGCCCGATCGTGGGGTTCTCCTTGGAGTTGATGTACTGAATctgctgcagcagctgctCGATGTTGGTCTTGTTGCTGCCCTCGGTgatgatcttgttcatctgcGTGTTGGACTGGATCTGCTGTTCCGGCTGCAGGTAGTGGTCGGCTGGCGGCAGCAGCTTCTCGGCGCAATCGGTGCCGCAGCGGATCTGGTTCGCCGTCAGCACCTTGCGCGTGGACAGCTTGATTTCAGAGATGTCGCCGCTGAAGCCGTGCTTGAGGCGGTTCTCCGAGCCCTGGTAGCAGGCGCCGATGGCGAGCGTCGTGTTGATGCCGTGCGCCGCGTGCAGCGGCCAGTCGTCGATCACCTCCGGGTTGCTGTGCCGGTCCTCGACGTTGCTCTCGAACCGAATGCCGTCGATGTACAGGTCTACCTTCGGCAGGTCGACGTTGATCGTGTAGTGGTGCCACTCGTTGTCGCACACCTGCGGGATCTTCCAGCGCCACTCGGCCGGGCTGAAGATGTTCAGATCGCCATCGTTGAAGTCCTTGCGCAGCAGCAGTATCAGCCGGCAGTTGCGCACAAACAGCGCCATATGGTGCCGGTTCATCTTGTGATCGTCCGCGCTGCAGACGATGTGCTCCTTCGTGTGCTTGTCGTTACTCGCGATGCTGTGATGCCGGAACATGGTCACGATGCTGAACTGATGCGCGGCAAAGTCCTGCGGCTGCACGACGTTCTTCGGTACAATCGCGCCCGAGCTGCCGTCGAAATGGAAGATCGACTCGGCACCCTCGTCGTACGTCAGATCCTTCGTCCAGTCGGTGTTCTTCTGCAGCAGATCGACCAAccctgtcgtcgtcgtcgcgtcACCACCCTCCGCCGCGCGGTCCTCGCTCAACCGGCGCAGACACTGGCTCGCgtcccggtcgcatccgaacGAGATGTGCTTCGTCTTCAGCGACACCGACGACTGGATGACCATATCCTCGCCCTTGCACTGCATGTCGCACAGCTCGAGGTGGATCTTCGGGAACAGCGAGACGCTCTCCATCGAGTTGGCGCTGTAGTCGATCCGCTCGGCCACCCCCATCACGTGGGCCTCGCAGACGCGCCGCACGCGGATGTTCACCATGACCGGCGCGGACTGCTTCATCGCGCAATCGTACGCCACCACCGACAGGATGTGGTTGTGCGAGATCTTGTGCGACAGCGGCTCCGTGTTGCGTATCGAACCCTCGTTGTCGATGGTGAACGGTTGGTCGCTGGTGAGGATCTCGTACTTGCACACATCGCCGAACAGCGGCGTGCAGTCCTTGTCCGTCGCCTCCACGCGGATGATTTCCTGGTACAGTCGTCCTTCGTCGACCTGGGGAGAAACAACGGAAAACAAGTGGTCAGGAAGTGGTACTAATTGAAGTGAATGGGAGGTACGTTTCCCTTTTCTCCCGTAAACGATAGCTCTAATGACTAATTTCTGCAAACGATCAGCTTCCGCTGGTTCCACTTCACCCCCGATCGGAAACAGCAACACTTTCAGGACGTTTTGAAACATTACTGCAAAGTATTATTTTGACAATGGGTTATTGGAAATTCGTCGGCAACCTCGGTTTATGCCCTCTTCATCGTACGGGCACGTGTAAATGAGGTACATTTCCCGCGTAAAACAATCCTGAAGTGGCAGGGGAAAATCCATGCGGCACACAAATATCAATAAATCGGTCGCGTAAATGGGGCTCTTCAAATTTCCACCGGGAAACATTGAGCTGCCGTTCGATGGTCGGTGTAGTTTTTGAGCGAGATTTCGAGCGCTCGGGACGCACAGAAAAGCGCCACCCGCGCCATCATTAAGGGGCCTCCACGCGGACGAAAATAACCTTTATTAGGCGTCGCACAGctgcgggagggaaaaacgggAAGGGGACCGCAGCAGGAAGCGGGACTCGTTACAGTGTGGAGTTGTTATGCGCCGTGGCGTGTCGGAATGCCGTTGGAGAAATTGAGTCAATAACACTAAAACCGGGCTCGCGATGAGGTGTGATcaggggagggggaaaagggaAGCAGATTAGGCGGAGGTGGAGAGACCAGGATTCTGTTGCCCCGTTTGCCATGACAAATCATCGCCCAGGTGGGGGTGCTTGGCTACCCTGGAACCCCGACCAAAGGCGACGGTGTAATAACTTCAACCAACTCCACAGACGCTCGTTTTCCCGGCTTTAGAAATTATTCTCCActtcttattttctttcggCGCTTTGATTTGATGGCTCCGGGCTCGCCTTGATTCGGCTAGCGCCGCCGTTGTTGATCGGCTGCCCGAgtatcgatttttccaccgttttcccaAGGATTTCGATTCAATTGACCACCTTTTTACACGGCACACCTTCTCCCTGTTCGTCCGTCCGGCTTGGCGGGGGTGGGGATGAAAATAACGACCTCGAGAACTCGGTGGCTCGAAGGAGCGCACAaataaaagtggaaaataaaacacacacacacacaaaacaaaatttcgaAAAGGAAATCGAAACCCTCCTCAAGAAATGGACCCTCCCGTCGTCGGTAAGGAAGCACGGGAGCGGGGTTCTACAGCACCGGGATGCCGtgaaaattagtttttccCATGCTAATCGTTACCGAGAATTTATTCCCATCGATGGTCCGATGGTGTATCAAAACCTCGCCCAACCCGAATGGCCTCGTGTCCGTGAGTGGCTGCGGCACAGGTGGGGACGAGGTGTGATGCGGGGGAGGGATGGTTTCGTCCACCATCACTTCCTTTCTCCCGCCGCCCCCTCTCCCAGGGGACCACTATCCCTGTCGTTTGAGgaataaattcgaagaatGAAAAGCATGAGAAGCAAAAGAGAAACACGCGACGGCTagagcaaagtactttttttgtttttgcagaaAACATTCCCAAATGTCGCATTCTGGAATGTTGAAATTGTACGCGGTAAATAAGAAATGCTGTAAATAGTAAATTTTTCAAGGAAATGaatattacattttaaaacgtAGATTTCGGAATAGGATTAGTGAGCATATTTTCGCAAGTGTTGGTAATTTAATAACTATTACTAAATTGATTGAAGTAttacaaaaatatgaaaagtaTTACGAAATTGGAATCAAtaattttcatgaaaattataaatttcagCAATGCTTTCACTCGTTCGCAGAATTTTGctgtaaatgaaaaatgtcacACATTGCCAGCAATAAGAAATTACTgcccaacaaataaaaaaaaatgcatttcaTACCGATTAAGTGATTTATAGAATTTatcttttccttcgtttaACATGTTTTGTGGGGCTATGTGGTTCGAAACATGTTCTATGAGGCaagattgattattttttaaaatatgaaaagtaTTGCAACACTGGAATCAATCAATGACTCCATCTCTTCCTTTCGTTCACGTCTTATCAACTCTCACATGTAATACATCCCACTTTTCCTCTCGACatttgtgttattttgttttaatttttacattaCACTTTGTATAGCCCATGTGGCGAACATTcaagaaatttttaaatttcagcaATGCATTAGCTCCTTCGCAAAATAGTGCTGTAAATGTAAAGTTTCGCACATGTCCAAGAATAAGAAATTACTGTCCAACAAATAATGAAACTATGCCTTTCATACAGAATAAGTGATTTACATAATTTATCCattcattcatattttttttagttagtTTAGGGATTAGATAAAAAGTTTGGCAAATACAATATAGTTTACCATTGAAGACATAAATATAATTCAATATTTAATATTAACATACCTTTATGATTAATTTAGTATTTAGAATATCAATTagcaaaaaaatataaatcaaataGTAAAAAAGCTACATACAtgatgataaaaagaaaacctgcACATTTaactgaaaattaaaaaaaaaagttctttcAAGGAATTTTTAAGTGTGacttgtgaaaaataaatcgatttACGAACTTTTAACACTAAAATTAGTAACACTTCAATAATGAGAGTAACGAAATTGCATGGTCTGCAATGTTTAACAACActcttttattaatttaataaaactaaaataaccAAAACGACTGATTGGGGGTTGTCAACTACTTTCACACTTTGTCTAACTACGAGCGAGATGTACTTAAAAGCTGATTTTTCTCCCAAAAGTAACGACAGTTAAAAGTGAACGCTGTCATTATTCAACCCCAAACCGGCGTGAATTGTTGTGTCCATCCGTAACGAGCATGTGTACGCCGTCGCCCGATGTGTCCCATTCCGTCCCCGTCCGTCCCCGTTTGGCGTCCCGGTGGATTTGATGGAAGGTACGAACGAAATCGAATTTCTACGGTTTCACCTCCATTTGCGAGTGAGTGTCTCATTTCACCCTCGTTTCATTTGAGCCTCTGTCATATACGGTACACGGCTCACCGGCCGTAGAagagatggatggatggatggatggatgggtcGAGAGTTAGTTTGAGTAGTCCCAAAGAGGGCGAAAGACTATCAACCATCGGGGACGACCGTGTCTTTGCCGCGCGGAACGGGTTTCGGTAGGTAGGTGACCAAAACCGGACGAAAAATTCGATAAAAGCACACCCAAGgtgttttccccccaccccctctccCTTCATTGAGTAATCGTGAAAAGCAAACTTTGCGTGCggggtgggattttttttctattcctcCATCGTCGGCCGGCGCTCGGCCGGTCATCAGATTTGAAACCGATCAATTTTGTGTCACCGAAGGAAAAGTGGACCCTTCGAGGAGGTATAATTGAGAAGGgcggaaagcgaaaaaaagggaaacacatcgtagggaaaaaaaaggagccACCGACGGACGCGACCTGCCGACGATCGATGTTAAACAAGTGGACAAACGAACGAAGCAATAGAAGGGCCGTCCGCGTCGGCCGTGTTTGATGGCGCACCTTCAACGACCAAATTGCCATTTTGTTGACATGATTGATGTTTGCGTATGCAGACGAAGAGGTCCACGCTACTGCTTGTGTGCTGCTCGTCAAAAATTGGTTGCGCCACCTTATTGGCACTTCCTC
Coding sequences within:
- the LOC131266301 gene encoding calsyntenin-1 encodes the protein MVVPAKGFLLTLLVLVASSSFHGHHQVKGEKYEDEDDYYDSRERVLETSYHGLIKENETFVEITPLIKVDESKICGFHIIKKNKEIPFQIELVNELGILKAKKTLNCEKRKNYKFDITAVFCDGSHSKSASVHISVIDINEYSPTFLQPSYVTEVDEGRLYQEIIRVEATDKDCTPLFGDVCKYEILTSDQPFTIDNEGSIRNTEPLSHKISHNHILSVVAYDCAMKQSAPVMVNIRVRRVCEAHVMGVAERIDYSANSMESVSLFPKIHLELCDMQCKGEDMVIQSSVSLKTKHISFGCDRDASQCLRRLSEDRAAEGGDATTTTGLVDLLQKNTDWTKDLTYDEGAESIFHFDGSSGAIVPKNVVQPQDFAAHQFSIVTMFRHHSIASNDKHTKEHIVCSADDHKMNRHHMALFVRNCRLILLLRKDFNDGDLNIFSPAEWRWKIPQVCDNEWHHYTINVDLPKVDLYIDGIRFESNVEDRHSNPEVIDDWPLHAAHGINTTLAIGACYQGSENRLKHGFSGDISEIKLSTRKVLTANQIRCGTDCAEKLLPPADHYLQPEQQIQSNTQMNKIITEGSNKTNIEQLLQQIQYINSKENPTIGRRNIQVMTTVSCPNKKAIRLPTIDTYIMVTAANNLSGQSSTSSSAASSSSSSSSGLYNKILVDKPLTTDQKPQIVISGNSNHLVSYPDIKEGVKILAQINISVYTGKDIRGELQKLDSCNVNVFPSLNPDHEEITIDDKDGTDESLFKFDIKTQISKEGVEMIGYDTIENYQHVLKSLVYINKKPAYYLNRVFKLTCSQVDDHFRSAEYTLTLTVLHPKQQPTSSASVAGGAAPSSNVLLAISTATSDGGQHGAAVAVDSHDNTNQYAHAMLHSHDVQESQSKVRSSSSSALIGHEKLASSHSTMLIVVICASFVLLICGVGIARLRNNSAASGVRGHHGGATGAAGGHSRNTDKHQPCPKVAPDQQLDWDDSALTITINPMQNDNLSDESSESENSDSEDEEVLNGRYKNVSQLEWDNSTI